In Janthinobacterium sp. 67, a genomic segment contains:
- a CDS encoding TonB-dependent receptor: MMRNATGPLAATSPRPFILKAAVAALAGIGLLSTASVWAQDAVVADAGAEPAAEVSVVTVSGVRRSAQNSQQIKMRSDQVIDSIVADDIGKFPDNNVAETLARISGIQIRRDSGEASAVMIRGLRDVTTLLNGRELFTTTGRYVNLADIPATMLQRVDVYKSQGADQVEGGVAGIIDVRTNRPFDFKDFTASVNTRAVYSDKSKATDPNISGMVANRWKTGIGEVGALLGLSQQQHRYHEERAFSTAPVDKSFLSPGLTGPDQVGLLPIKGDRRRTTANAVLQWRPNADVELYAEGMATRFLLDAESDYFVGLPWWGTPVSATKIPGTDQLQTLTSTNVNTIMSTQANKNQTKTHQFAVGGLWDINPEWRFTSEVASTRSTYDWRNPILDAITVVPNARINTNQNGTLHVDYTGSDLQDPSNYYLKGFFDRYGRDQGSSNDVRADLAYTPSAGGIFKEISVGLRGVKREAESIKSFEGNAEAPDVSGAAFPFSRQSVTSIPGLNCLSEPMSSGGPDYGLKQWYTPCANFLLNNTGTIRQAVTGSGAARAMDPGSFFKDTEKTYSIYTKAKVAFKLGAYPVDGTLGVRVVRTEQSLQGNSSQDGVYTPVISDTASTDVLPSVALKIKLRSDLVGRFAAGRTISRPGFSQLNPGVALVNSTETVKATGAGGNPNLKPVTGDNVDAALEWYFAPAGSVTATVFHHKFDGYIQQRISSETIAGKTYDVDRPYNTAAGKLQGLEIGYQQFYDGLPGLLSGLGLQANGTYMSGTTDDETGSHAITGVSRYAYNLVVLYEKDAWSGRLAYNWRSKFIDSYNQGGPGLDLKVAPTAQLDGSLSYKINDQFTVTLDGNNLLDTKFKDYWNTAGVYPRDTRRYDRTVGLSLRWKM; this comes from the coding sequence ATGATGCGCAATGCCACCGGCCCGCTCGCGGCCACTTCCCCTCGTCCATTCATTTTGAAGGCAGCCGTTGCGGCACTGGCCGGTATCGGTCTGCTGAGCACGGCTTCGGTGTGGGCGCAGGATGCGGTGGTGGCCGATGCCGGTGCCGAGCCGGCGGCGGAAGTGTCCGTCGTGACCGTCAGCGGCGTGCGCCGTTCGGCGCAAAATTCGCAGCAGATCAAGATGCGCTCGGACCAGGTCATCGACTCCATCGTGGCCGACGACATCGGAAAATTCCCTGACAACAACGTGGCCGAAACCCTGGCGCGCATTTCCGGCATCCAGATCCGCCGCGATTCGGGCGAAGCGAGCGCCGTCATGATCCGCGGCTTGCGCGATGTCACGACCCTGCTCAACGGCCGCGAACTGTTCACCACCACCGGCCGCTACGTCAACCTGGCCGACATTCCCGCCACCATGCTGCAGCGCGTTGACGTCTATAAGTCGCAGGGCGCGGACCAGGTCGAGGGCGGCGTGGCCGGCATCATCGACGTGCGCACCAACCGCCCGTTCGATTTCAAGGACTTCACGGCCAGCGTGAATACGCGCGCCGTCTACAGCGACAAATCCAAGGCCACCGACCCGAACATCAGCGGCATGGTGGCTAACCGCTGGAAAACGGGCATCGGCGAAGTGGGCGCGCTGCTGGGCTTGTCGCAGCAGCAGCACCGTTATCACGAGGAACGCGCTTTCAGTACCGCGCCCGTGGATAAAAGCTTCCTGTCGCCCGGTTTGACGGGGCCGGACCAGGTGGGCTTGCTGCCAATCAAGGGCGACCGCCGCCGCACGACGGCCAATGCCGTGCTGCAATGGCGCCCGAACGCCGACGTCGAACTGTACGCGGAAGGCATGGCCACGCGCTTCCTGCTCGATGCCGAGTCCGATTACTTTGTCGGCTTGCCATGGTGGGGCACGCCTGTTTCGGCCACCAAAATTCCCGGCACCGACCAGCTGCAAACGCTCACGTCCACCAACGTCAACACCATCATGTCGACGCAGGCGAACAAGAACCAGACGAAGACGCATCAATTTGCCGTGGGCGGCTTGTGGGATATCAATCCTGAATGGCGTTTCACGTCGGAAGTGGCCAGCACCCGGAGCACGTATGACTGGCGCAACCCGATCCTCGATGCCATCACCGTCGTGCCGAATGCCCGTATCAATACCAATCAGAACGGCACCTTGCACGTGGACTACACGGGCAGCGATTTGCAAGACCCGTCGAATTACTATCTGAAGGGCTTTTTCGACCGCTACGGCCGTGACCAGGGCAGCTCGAACGACGTGCGTGCCGACCTGGCGTACACGCCGAGCGCGGGCGGCATCTTCAAGGAAATCAGCGTCGGCCTGCGCGGCGTCAAGCGCGAAGCCGAATCGATCAAGAGTTTCGAGGGCAATGCGGAAGCACCGGACGTGTCCGGCGCCGCGTTCCCGTTCAGCCGCCAGAGCGTGACGTCGATTCCCGGTTTGAATTGCCTGTCGGAACCGATGTCCAGCGGCGGCCCCGACTATGGCTTGAAGCAGTGGTACACGCCATGCGCCAATTTCCTGCTCAATAACACGGGCACCATCCGCCAAGCCGTCACGGGCAGCGGCGCGGCGCGCGCCATGGACCCGGGCTCGTTCTTCAAGGATACGGAAAAAACGTACTCGATCTATACCAAGGCCAAGGTCGCCTTCAAGCTGGGCGCCTACCCCGTCGACGGCACCCTGGGCGTGCGCGTCGTGCGTACCGAACAAAGCTTGCAAGGCAACAGTTCGCAAGATGGCGTCTACACGCCCGTCATCAGCGACACGGCCAGCACCGACGTGCTGCCGAGCGTGGCCCTGAAAATCAAGCTGCGCTCGGACCTGGTCGGCCGCTTCGCTGCGGGCCGCACCATCAGCCGCCCGGGCTTTTCCCAGCTGAACCCGGGCGTGGCCCTCGTCAACTCGACGGAAACGGTGAAGGCCACGGGCGCCGGCGGCAATCCGAATTTGAAACCAGTCACGGGCGACAATGTCGATGCCGCGCTGGAATGGTATTTCGCGCCAGCCGGTTCCGTCACGGCCACCGTCTTCCACCACAAGTTCGACGGCTATATCCAGCAACGTATTTCCAGCGAAACCATCGCCGGCAAGACCTATGACGTGGACCGCCCGTACAACACGGCCGCCGGCAAGCTGCAAGGCCTGGAAATTGGCTACCAGCAGTTTTATGACGGCTTGCCTGGCCTGTTGAGCGGCCTGGGCTTGCAAGCGAACGGCACCTACATGAGCGGCACCACGGACGACGAGACGGGCAGCCATGCCATCACGGGCGTGTCGCGCTATGCCTACAACCTGGTCGTGCTGTACGAAAAAGACGCGTGGTCGGGCCGCCTGGCCTACAACTGGCGCTCGAAATTCATCGACAGCTACAACCAGGGCGGCCCCGGCCTGGACTTGAAAGTGGCGCCGACGGCCCAGCTCGACGGTTCGCTGTCGTACAAGATCAACGACCAGTTCACCGTGACTCTCGATGGGAATAACTTGCTCGACACCAAGTTCAAGGATTATTGGAACACTGCGGGCGTGTATCCGCGCGATACGCGCCGTTATGACCGGACAGTCGGTTTATCTCTGCGCTGGAAAATGTAA
- a CDS encoding MFS transporter, which yields METQKLSTVEKVGFGAGDMALNVVISSMMLIITFFYTDIYGLKTTDLALLFVAVKVIGAIADLVMGQITDRYSFASGRYRPYLLWLAVPYGVSVFFVFSTPEWQYDAKLIWAYSTYILMTIMTAGVGIPYISLISGLTSDPQDRLSANGYRLFFAKIGAFMVTIVVPILSQRWGGGNPAVGYQAAMAVMAVMGVALFLFCYFSTTERVVHVVEKQSLLAQLKVLLQNDQWLVLCGVCVTGTIGYVVRGSVAIYYAKYYLGGSTETVAAFLTTGVVAAILAMIASTWITKFYCKVKLFRYTQIGVALISLAIYFFVKPSDTVLAFALYFLLSFVVDLHAPVFWSAIAETIDYGQVKTGKRVSGFAFGGISVCQKAGMAVAGGLVGVLLAYFDYQPNHEQTQFALNGIALMLSIIPGFFHLLMGLLMFKYRISDDYYRGVKVEMHKRGFVAA from the coding sequence ATGGAGACGCAAAAATTATCTACCGTTGAAAAGGTCGGCTTCGGCGCCGGCGACATGGCGCTCAATGTCGTCATCTCGTCGATGATGTTGATCATCACCTTTTTCTATACCGATATCTATGGCTTGAAAACCACCGACCTGGCGCTGCTGTTCGTGGCCGTGAAAGTCATCGGCGCCATCGCCGACCTGGTCATGGGCCAGATCACCGACCGCTACAGCTTTGCTTCGGGACGTTACCGCCCATACCTGCTGTGGCTGGCCGTGCCGTATGGCGTCAGCGTCTTTTTTGTCTTCAGCACGCCCGAGTGGCAATATGACGCCAAGCTGATCTGGGCATATTCGACGTATATCCTGATGACCATCATGACGGCCGGCGTGGGCATCCCGTATATCTCCTTGATCAGCGGCCTGACGAGCGACCCGCAGGATCGCCTGTCGGCCAACGGCTACCGCCTGTTCTTCGCCAAGATCGGCGCCTTCATGGTGACCATCGTCGTGCCGATCCTGTCGCAGCGCTGGGGCGGCGGCAACCCGGCCGTCGGCTACCAGGCGGCCATGGCCGTGATGGCCGTCATGGGCGTGGCCCTGTTCCTGTTCTGCTATTTCTCCACCACCGAGCGTGTCGTGCACGTGGTGGAAAAGCAGTCGTTGCTCGCGCAATTGAAAGTGCTGCTGCAAAACGACCAGTGGCTGGTGCTGTGCGGCGTGTGCGTCACGGGCACCATCGGCTACGTGGTGCGCGGCTCCGTCGCCATTTATTACGCGAAATACTATCTGGGTGGCAGCACGGAAACCGTGGCCGCCTTCCTCACGACGGGCGTGGTGGCCGCCATCCTGGCCATGATCGCCTCGACCTGGATCACCAAGTTCTATTGCAAGGTAAAACTGTTCCGCTATACGCAGATCGGCGTCGCCCTGATCAGCCTGGCGATCTATTTCTTTGTAAAGCCGAGCGATACCGTGCTGGCCTTCGCCCTGTATTTCCTGCTGTCCTTTGTCGTGGACTTGCACGCGCCCGTGTTCTGGTCGGCCATCGCGGAAACCATCGATTATGGTCAAGTGAAAACGGGCAAGCGCGTCTCCGGCTTCGCCTTTGGCGGCATTTCCGTGTGCCAGAAGGCGGGCATGGCGGTGGCGGGCGGCCTGGTCGGCGTGCTGCTCGCGTATTTTGACTACCAACCCAACCATGAGCAAACGCAATTCGCCCTGAACGGCATCGCCCTGATGCTGTCGATCATCCCCGGCTTCTTCCACTTGCTGATGGGCTTGCTGATGTTCAAGTACCGCATCAGCGATGACTATTACCGTGGCGTCAAGGTAGAGATGCACAAGCGCGGTTTTGTCGCCGCGTAA
- a CDS encoding glycoside hydrolase family 43 protein — protein MADILKPLIEQRADPHIYRHSDGYYYFTASVPQYDRIELRRADSIAGLAGAQTVDVWHKPETGPYSELVWAPELHFNQGAWYVYFAAAPSREIKHKLFQHRMYAIRNTNANPLEGEWEFMGQIDTGIDTFCLDATTFEHDGVLYYLWAQKDVAIEGNSNLYIAPMATPWQLAGPPVMLSKPEFDWEIRGFWVNEGPSVLKRNGKIFISYSASATDENYAMGLLWADDTSDLLDPFSWSKSPEPVFATCYEHGIYGPGHNSFTTAADGDGVLLVYHARTYTEIVGDPLWNPDRHTFVKPLRWDAQGMPVFGRSSTL, from the coding sequence ATGGCAGACATCTTGAAACCGCTGATCGAACAGCGCGCCGACCCGCATATCTACCGCCACAGCGACGGCTATTATTACTTTACGGCCTCCGTGCCCCAGTACGATCGCATCGAACTGCGCCGCGCCGACAGCATCGCCGGCCTGGCCGGCGCGCAAACGGTCGACGTGTGGCACAAGCCGGAAACAGGGCCGTACAGCGAGCTGGTATGGGCGCCCGAGCTGCACTTCAACCAGGGTGCGTGGTATGTGTATTTCGCCGCCGCGCCGAGCCGCGAGATCAAACATAAGTTGTTCCAGCACCGCATGTACGCGATCCGCAACACGAACGCCAATCCGCTTGAGGGCGAATGGGAATTCATGGGCCAGATCGACACGGGCATCGACACCTTCTGCCTGGACGCCACCACGTTCGAGCACGACGGCGTGCTGTACTACCTGTGGGCGCAGAAAGATGTCGCCATCGAGGGCAATTCGAACCTGTACATCGCGCCGATGGCCACGCCGTGGCAGCTGGCCGGGCCGCCCGTGATGCTGAGCAAACCGGAATTCGACTGGGAAATCCGCGGCTTCTGGGTCAACGAGGGGCCGTCCGTGCTGAAGCGCAACGGCAAGATTTTCATCAGCTATTCGGCCAGCGCCACCGATGAAAACTATGCGATGGGCTTGCTGTGGGCCGATGATACGTCCGACCTGCTCGATCCGTTCTCGTGGAGCAAGTCGCCCGAGCCCGTGTTTGCCACCTGCTACGAGCATGGCATCTACGGTCCCGGCCACAACAGCTTCACGACGGCCGCCGATGGCGACGGTGTGTTGCTGGTGTACCATGCCCGCACCTACACGGAAATTGTCGGCGACCCGCTGTGGAACCCGGACCGCCATACCTTTGTCAAACCGCTGCGCTGGGATGCGCAGGGCATGCCCGTGTTTGGCCGTTCATCGACCCTGTAA
- a CDS encoding aldose epimerase family protein, whose product MTPVDSVSVTQAPFGVLPDGDHVSVFTLTNRHGMQVKVLDFGAIISEIHVPDRNGSFADVVLGFERIEPYLHNSAFLGALIGRFGNRIAGGRFSLDGKDYQLAVNNAPNHLHGGNQGFHQVMWQAEPFTKDDAVGVTFTRSSPDGEDGYPGKLDVTVVYELDNDNALHLRYHAVTDQATPINLTNHSYFNLAGQGNILGHELSINADRYLPVDAGSIPTGELADVAGTPFDLRQATVIGNSIDLPHEQIRIGRGYDHNFVLNQKTGQGLNLAATVRDPQSGRVMQVYTQEPGIQFYSGNFLDSSQYGKLRAISYRSALCLETQHFPDSPNQPHFPGTILRPGEEYRTETVYRFSTE is encoded by the coding sequence ATGACCCCAGTTGATTCTGTTTCAGTGACGCAAGCGCCATTCGGCGTCTTGCCAGACGGCGACCACGTCAGTGTCTTTACCCTGACGAACCGCCACGGCATGCAAGTCAAGGTGCTCGACTTTGGCGCCATCATCAGTGAAATCCACGTGCCGGACCGCAATGGCAGTTTTGCCGACGTGGTACTGGGATTCGAGCGCATCGAACCGTATCTGCACAACAGCGCCTTCCTGGGCGCCTTGATCGGGCGCTTCGGCAACCGCATCGCCGGGGGACGTTTCAGTCTGGATGGCAAGGATTACCAGCTGGCCGTCAACAATGCACCGAATCATTTGCATGGCGGCAACCAGGGTTTTCACCAGGTCATGTGGCAAGCCGAGCCGTTCACGAAAGACGACGCCGTCGGCGTCACCTTCACGCGCAGCAGCCCGGATGGGGAAGATGGCTATCCGGGCAAGCTCGACGTTACCGTCGTGTACGAACTGGACAACGACAATGCGCTGCACCTGCGCTACCATGCCGTGACGGACCAGGCCACACCGATCAACTTGACCAACCACAGCTATTTTAATCTGGCGGGGCAGGGCAATATCCTCGGTCATGAGCTGTCCATCAACGCAGACCGCTACTTGCCCGTCGACGCGGGGTCGATACCCACGGGTGAACTGGCGGACGTTGCCGGCACGCCCTTCGACTTGCGCCAGGCCACCGTCATCGGCAACAGCATCGACCTGCCGCATGAGCAGATCCGCATCGGCCGCGGCTACGATCACAATTTCGTGCTGAATCAAAAAACAGGTCAGGGGCTGAACTTGGCAGCCACCGTGCGCGATCCGCAATCGGGCCGGGTGATGCAGGTGTACACGCAGGAGCCGGGCATTCAGTTCTATTCCGGCAATTTCCTCGACAGCAGCCAATACGGCAAGCTGCGCGCCATCAGCTATCGCAGCGCGCTATGCCTGGAAACCCAGCATTTCCCGGATTCGCCGAACCAGCCTCACTTCCCCGGCACCATCTTGCGCCCGGGTGAAGAATACCGGACGGAAACTGTGTACCGCTTTTCCACCGAGTAA
- a CDS encoding IlvD/Edd family dehydratase, with product MSETKKKVALRSAEWFGSQDKNGFMYRSWMKNQGIPDHEFHGKPIIGICNTWSELTPCNAHFRQLAEHVKRGILEAGGFPVEFPVFSNGESNLRPTAMLTRNLASMDVEESIRGNPMDAVVLLVGCDKTTPALLMGAASVDIPTIVVSGGPMLNGKLNGKDIGSGTAVWQLHEQMKAGSITLHQFMSAESGMSRSAGTCNTMGTASTMASMAEALGTSLPHNAAIPAVDSRRYVLAHMSGIRIVEMVHEDLRLSKVLTREAFENAIKVNAAIGGSTNAVIHLKAIAGRIGVPLELEDWTKVGRGTPTIVDLLPSGRFLMEEFYYAGGLPAVIRRLGEGDLLPHKNALTVNGKSLWDNCVEAPIYNDEVVRTLDNPLLADGGICVLRGNLAPRGAVLKPSAASPHLMQHRGKAVVFEDFEHYKARIVDPDLDVDANSVLVMKNCGPKGYPGMAEVGNMGLPPKLLAQGITDMVRISDARMSGTAYGTVVLHVAPEAMAGGPLGIVRDGDMIALDCHNGSLNIDISAAEIAERLAARELGSAPGPKSGYQQLYIDHVLQADEGCDFDFLVGNRGSAVPRHSH from the coding sequence ATGTCTGAGACAAAAAAGAAGGTAGCCCTGCGCTCGGCCGAGTGGTTCGGCTCGCAGGACAAGAACGGCTTCATGTACCGCAGCTGGATGAAAAACCAGGGCATACCTGACCACGAATTTCACGGCAAGCCCATCATCGGCATCTGCAATACCTGGTCCGAACTGACCCCTTGCAACGCGCATTTCCGCCAGCTGGCCGAACACGTCAAGCGCGGCATCCTTGAAGCGGGCGGTTTTCCAGTTGAATTCCCCGTGTTTTCGAATGGCGAATCGAATTTGCGCCCGACCGCCATGCTGACGCGCAACCTGGCGTCGATGGACGTGGAAGAATCGATTCGCGGCAACCCGATGGACGCCGTCGTGCTGCTGGTCGGCTGCGACAAGACGACACCGGCATTGCTGATGGGCGCGGCCAGCGTCGACATTCCCACCATCGTCGTCAGCGGCGGCCCCATGCTGAACGGCAAGCTCAATGGCAAGGACATCGGTTCCGGCACGGCCGTATGGCAGTTGCACGAGCAGATGAAGGCCGGTTCCATCACTCTGCACCAGTTCATGTCGGCCGAATCGGGCATGTCGCGCTCGGCCGGTACCTGCAACACCATGGGCACGGCCTCGACGATGGCCAGCATGGCCGAAGCGCTGGGCACGTCCCTGCCGCACAACGCGGCCATTCCTGCCGTCGATTCGCGCCGCTACGTGCTGGCGCACATGTCGGGCATCCGCATCGTCGAAATGGTGCACGAAGATCTGCGCCTGTCGAAAGTGCTGACGCGCGAAGCATTTGAAAACGCTATCAAGGTCAACGCCGCCATCGGCGGTTCGACCAATGCCGTGATCCACCTGAAAGCGATTGCCGGGCGCATCGGCGTGCCTTTGGAGCTGGAAGACTGGACCAAGGTAGGCCGCGGCACGCCGACCATCGTCGACTTGCTGCCGTCGGGGCGTTTCCTGATGGAAGAGTTTTATTATGCGGGCGGCTTGCCGGCCGTCATCCGCCGCCTGGGCGAGGGCGATCTGCTGCCGCACAAGAATGCGCTGACCGTCAACGGCAAGTCGCTGTGGGACAACTGCGTCGAAGCGCCGATCTACAACGATGAAGTGGTGCGCACCTTGGACAACCCTTTGCTGGCCGATGGCGGCATCTGCGTGTTGCGCGGCAACCTGGCGCCACGCGGCGCCGTGCTGAAACCGTCGGCCGCCTCGCCGCACCTGATGCAACACCGTGGCAAGGCCGTTGTGTTCGAGGATTTTGAACATTACAAGGCGCGCATCGTTGATCCGGATCTGGATGTCGACGCGAACTCCGTGCTGGTCATGAAGAACTGCGGCCCGAAAGGCTATCCTGGCATGGCGGAAGTGGGCAACATGGGCTTGCCGCCGAAACTGCTGGCGCAAGGCATCACCGACATGGTGCGCATCTCGGATGCGCGCATGAGCGGCACGGCCTACGGCACCGTCGTCTTGCACGTGGCGCCGGAAGCGATGGCGGGCGGTCCGCTGGGCATCGTCAGGGATGGCGACATGATCGCCCTCGACTGCCACAACGGCAGCCTGAACATCGACATCAGCGCTGCGGAAATCGCCGAGCGCCTGGCGGCCCGCGAACTGGGCAGCGCGCCCGGGCCGAAGAGCGGTTACCAGCAGCTGTACATCGATCACGTGTTGCAGGCCGATGAAGGCTGCGATTTCGACTTCCTGGTCGGCAATCGCGGTTCCGCCGTGCCGCGCCACTCACACTAA
- the araD1 gene encoding AraD1 family protein: protein MLLLQFTNEHGGRLVGLLQDDVIRVIEGYNTTYALAQDAIRKKVSLTDLVNATVGNTTHSYAAVAASGRLLAPLDHADEAHCYVTGTGLTHLGSAGARDAMHKKIGGDAESLSDSMKMFRLGVEGGKPADGTAGAQPEWFYKGDGSIMRPSGQPLRMPDFALDGGEEPEIAGLYVIGDDGQPYRVGYAIGNEFSDHVTERQNYLYLAHSKLRACSVGPALLVGELPAHIAGASRVLDAAGNVRWEKAFVSGEENMSHTIANLEHHHFKYPLFKRPGDVHVHFFGTATLSFADGVSVAPGETFEIEAPAFGPALRNRLDVFPTEFAKVSTL from the coding sequence ATGCTGTTGCTGCAATTTACGAATGAACACGGCGGCCGCCTCGTCGGCCTGCTGCAAGACGACGTCATCCGCGTCATCGAAGGCTACAACACGACGTATGCGCTGGCGCAAGACGCCATCCGCAAAAAGGTGAGTCTGACGGACCTGGTCAACGCCACGGTCGGCAACACCACGCATTCCTATGCGGCCGTGGCTGCCAGCGGTCGCCTGCTGGCGCCGCTCGACCACGCCGACGAGGCGCACTGCTACGTGACGGGCACGGGCCTGACCCACCTGGGCAGCGCCGGTGCGCGCGACGCCATGCACAAGAAGATCGGCGGCGATGCGGAGTCCCTGAGCGACTCCATGAAAATGTTCCGCCTGGGCGTGGAAGGCGGCAAGCCGGCCGACGGCACGGCCGGCGCCCAGCCCGAATGGTTCTATAAAGGCGACGGCTCCATCATGCGCCCAAGCGGCCAGCCGCTGCGCATGCCGGACTTTGCCCTCGATGGCGGCGAAGAGCCGGAAATCGCCGGCCTGTACGTGATCGGCGACGACGGCCAGCCCTACCGGGTCGGCTACGCCATCGGCAATGAATTCTCCGACCACGTGACGGAACGCCAGAACTATCTGTACCTGGCCCACTCGAAACTGCGCGCCTGCAGCGTGGGCCCGGCCCTGCTGGTGGGCGAATTGCCCGCGCATATCGCCGGCGCCTCGCGCGTGCTCGACGCGGCTGGCAATGTGCGCTGGGAAAAAGCGTTCGTCAGCGGCGAAGAGAATATGTCGCACACGATTGCCAACCTGGAACACCATCACTTCAAGTATCCGCTGTTCAAGCGCCCTGGCGACGTGCACGTGCATTTCTTTGGCACGGCCACCTTGAGCTTTGCCGATGGCGTGAGCGTGGCGCCGGGCGAAACCTTTGAAATCGAAGCGCCGGCCTTTGGCCCTGCCTTGCGCAACCGCCTCGACGTCTTCCCAACCGAATTTGCGAAAGTGAGCACATTATGA
- a CDS encoding aldehyde dehydrogenase (NADP(+)), protein MSFNITGDALIGGVAVKGNGGSFEAWDPAARAHIAPAFHMVDVAQIDAACRLAQAAFDPFRATSDAQRADFLDTIAAQILELGDDLIVRAMTESGLPRARLEGERGRTVGQLKLFAGLLREGSWTDARIDSALPERTPPRPDLRLRMIGLGPVAVFAASNFPLAFSVAGGDTASALAAGCPVVLKAHSAHPGTSELVARAIVKAITLCKLPAGVFALLTGTGNGIGQTLVAHPAIQAVGFTGSRSGGIALMKVAAERPQPIPVYAEMSSINPVFVLPQALATRGAAIASGFAASLTMGVGQFCTNPGLVLGLEGPDFTAFAAAAAEALAPAPAATMLTAGIASSYAKGVAALAQHADVTSLVQNTGEVGKGAAALFVTSGEAFLAKHDLRDEVFGPASLLVACRDIEQLLAITESLEGQLTATLQIDAGDVADARRLLPVLERRVGRILANGFPTGVEVSTAMVHGGPFPATSDGRSTSVGTAAINRFLRPVSYQNLPQDLLPESLRDDNPLGIWRRHDGVLGKL, encoded by the coding sequence ATGAGTTTCAATATCACCGGTGATGCATTGATCGGCGGCGTCGCCGTCAAGGGTAATGGCGGCTCCTTCGAAGCGTGGGACCCGGCCGCGCGCGCCCACATCGCGCCCGCCTTCCACATGGTGGACGTCGCACAAATCGACGCGGCGTGTCGTCTGGCGCAGGCCGCGTTCGACCCGTTCCGCGCCACCAGCGATGCGCAACGCGCCGATTTTCTGGACACCATCGCCGCGCAAATCCTCGAGCTGGGCGACGACCTGATCGTGCGCGCCATGACGGAAAGCGGCTTGCCGCGCGCGCGCCTGGAAGGCGAACGCGGCCGCACGGTGGGGCAATTGAAACTGTTCGCCGGCTTGCTGCGCGAGGGTTCGTGGACCGATGCGCGCATCGATTCGGCTTTGCCGGAACGCACGCCGCCGCGTCCTGACTTGCGCTTGCGCATGATCGGCCTGGGCCCCGTCGCCGTGTTTGCGGCCAGTAATTTCCCGCTGGCCTTCTCGGTGGCTGGCGGCGATACGGCCTCGGCCCTGGCAGCCGGCTGCCCTGTCGTGCTGAAAGCCCACTCGGCCCATCCGGGTACGTCGGAACTGGTGGCGCGCGCCATCGTGAAAGCGATTACCCTGTGCAAGCTGCCGGCCGGCGTGTTCGCCTTGCTGACGGGCACGGGCAATGGCATCGGCCAGACCCTGGTGGCGCATCCCGCCATCCAGGCCGTCGGCTTTACGGGTTCGCGTTCGGGCGGCATCGCCCTGATGAAGGTGGCGGCGGAACGTCCACAGCCGATCCCCGTGTATGCGGAAATGAGCAGCATCAACCCCGTCTTCGTGCTGCCGCAAGCGCTGGCCACCCGTGGCGCGGCGATCGCCAGCGGCTTTGCCGCCTCGCTGACCATGGGCGTGGGCCAGTTCTGCACCAATCCCGGCCTCGTGCTGGGCCTGGAAGGCCCCGACTTTACGGCGTTTGCCGCCGCTGCCGCCGAAGCGCTGGCGCCGGCGCCGGCCGCCACCATGTTGACGGCTGGTATAGCCAGCAGCTATGCCAAGGGCGTGGCCGCCCTGGCGCAGCACGCCGACGTGACGTCGCTGGTGCAAAACACGGGCGAGGTAGGCAAGGGCGCCGCCGCCCTGTTCGTCACCTCGGGCGAAGCGTTTTTGGCCAAGCACGACTTGCGCGACGAAGTCTTCGGCCCGGCTTCCCTGCTGGTCGCTTGCCGCGACATCGAGCAATTGCTGGCGATCACGGAAAGCCTGGAAGGCCAGCTGACGGCCACCCTGCAAATCGATGCCGGCGACGTGGCAGATGCGCGCCGCCTGCTGCCCGTGCTGGAACGCCGCGTGGGCCGCATCCTGGCCAACGGTTTCCCGACGGGCGTGGAAGTGTCGACGGCCATGGTGCACGGCGGCCCGTTCCCGGCCACGTCGGACGGCCGCAGCACGTCGGTCGGCACGGCAGCCATCAACCGTTTCTTGCGTCCCGTGTCGTACCAGAACCTGCCGCAGGACTTGCTGCCGGAGTCGCTGCGCGACGATAATCCGCTGGGCATCTGGCGCCGTCACGATGGCGTGCTGGGCAAACTTTAA